A region from the Schistocerca serialis cubense isolate TAMUIC-IGC-003099 chromosome 1, iqSchSeri2.2, whole genome shotgun sequence genome encodes:
- the LOC126456990 gene encoding ankyrin repeat domain-containing protein 49-like codes for MEQFYVSGWDDDDRNVEEDGGEIHLAAERGDVESVEELLKGDPDLVNARDKDGYTPLHRACYGDHVKTAEILLRAGADIEAVTLDGWRPLHSACRWNNARIVALLLAHGACVNAPSEGSQTPLHLAASHSHSLETLQLLLMHPSVRPELKNSVEETAEDIAVRGGPLGYLFEVTEDCVNKI; via the coding sequence ATGGAACAGTTTTATGTAAGTGGGTGGGATGACGATGACAGGAATGTAGAAGAAGATGGGGGTGAGATACATTTGGCAGCAGAGAGGGGAGACGTTGAATCTGTTGAGGAGCTACTAAAAGGCGATCCAGATCTTGTAAACGCTCGCGATAAAGATGGATATACGCCTTTACATCGAGCTTGTTACGGTGACCACGTGAAGACCGCTGAAATACTTCTAAGAGCTGGTGCTGATATAGAGGCAGTTACATTGGATGGCTGGCGTCCTCTACATTCGGCCTGTCGCTGGAACAATGCACGCATAGTTGCGTTACTTCTTGCTCATGGCGCATGTGTAAACGCACCAAGTGAGGGTTCACAAACCCCTCTGCACTTAGCTGCATCTCATAGTCATAGCTTGGAAACACTACAGCTGTTGCTAATGCATCCCAGTGTCAGACCGGAGCTGAAGAACAGTGTGGAAGAAACAGCTGAAGATATTGCAGTTCGAGGAGGACCTCTCGGCTATCTATTTGAAGTGACTGAAGATTGTGTGAATAAAATATGA